CAATCTCGGCCTTGTCTCTAATGGCCTGATCTTTTCCCCCGTTTTTAGCGGGAGAGTCATTAGTGGTCCTAACAGCAGAGAAACTCTGCTTTTTAGGACCTGTAGGTTTAAATAAATTTTGCAATTTCTTTATTCCCATTACTTTATTCCTTAAGCTGCCGCTTGAGGAGCTCTCTTAGCACCTTGGTAGTGTTTTACCACTTTTTCCATATGGTCTTCGATAATTTCATATAATTCTAGTTTAGTTTCTCTTGGGTCCATTCCGGCCGGCATTGCTGAATAGATAACTTCATTTTCAACTTCCGTAAATACATACCAAGTGTTACCAAGTTTTTGAAATGCTACTTCTGATTGTGTGTCTTGATTTGTCATGTGCCCCTCCAGGACTATTTGATTTCTCTTCCTGAGATATCAATTTCTTTTTCTACATGACTTATCGAACTTGGTTGTCAAAACTTTAGACATTTTTATTGGTCTAAGTTGTCGAAAATATAGACAATTTGAATGTTTTTAAAAGAAAGTAAAATGCTCGGTTAATAATTTGCTCTAAGGCCTAAGAAGACATTGAATTGTGCCGCAATAGGATAGTTTATTTCACTTGTCTCGTTCCACAATTCATCGATTTGAATTGGAGTTGTTGTGGAGAGAGTGTAAGGAAGATTAAAAATAGTTTCTGTACCTAAAATAAAATCAAGTCCAGTGCCTGGAATAAAGTCTTTGATAGCGTAAGTTAATCCAAGTTTAGGAGTGATTGAGTAACCAGTAAAAAGGCGTTCTTCAAATTGTCCATCAAGAGTTCCTTGCTCTACGGAGTATCTGTGCAAGTTGTAAGTGAAGCCACTAAATAGAGTTAGGTTTCTACTTTCATTTCTGTAAATGTCATATGAAATATAAGGACCTATTCCTATTTCACCATGTGTTTCCTGCGTGGTTCTTTGTGTCGAAACAAAGTAAGTGCTTCTTTGACCACTAAATTGTAGAGAACCGCCAAAGTAAAATCTATCAAAGTTATCAAATTCAACTTTTCGAGCGTAAATAGTATTGAATGAATACTTATTTCCAATTTGTTCTTCAAGTACAGTTGTCCCATAGTTAAATCCACTTTTTGCGGCAGGTCCAATACCGAAGGACATATAAGCTCTTGCCTTTCTTGGGTCAATCAATGGATAAGTGTCTGGAAGTGGTTCTTCTATTCTGTAGTCGGTTGGATCATAGCTCGCATAAGGATTCATTTGTAGTTGATCTTCTCTTTCGTCATTATAAATAACTTTTACAAATTTCTTAGAAATCCATGCGTCTTCGCCTGCAGTGGTTAGGGTTTTTAAAAAGAGTATGTTCTCTTTATTCTGTGGTAGTGGTTCACCATTAGAGTCAACATTATAGTTCATCTGCCACTGACTATTGTTTAACTGATTAGAGTTGATAAATAGTTTCTTTCCTTTTCGAACACGTTGGAGTGTTCTTGCCGATTGATCAGGGGCTGCAAGTAGAGGAGCTTCAAGAACAATGACTTCAGCATCTATGGCCATAGCACTATTAATAAAAATGACTAATAGAAGAGTTATGATTTTTTTTATAGGTTCCATGTAAATTGATATCCTATGCTAAATGAACTTTGAGTCATTGTTGTTTTTTCAGGTGAAATGGGAGCTTGTCCAGGAAGTTCTGATTTTACTGAGCTTCTTATGAATGAATTCTCATATCCAAGAGAAATATTTCCATAACTTGTTTTGTATAGAGCTTCTAAGCCAATTTGCCATAATAGTGTAGAGAAACTAATTTTCTGTCCATTGTCTGAAGCGTTGAAAAATAGAGACTTCTTGACTGCCAGCTGAGTATTTAAAGCGAAGCTTCCTCTATCATAGAATGTATATTTTGCAGTAGGTCCAAAGTAGGCAGCATTCCAGATAGATTCTGAACTATCTTCAAAATTCAAAACCCCATATTGGTAGTCAAAAACAAGGCCAAAATCTACAGGGAGAAATGATTCGTAATAGAGTTTTACACTTACTGTGTTAGAGTTTGCGTTTCCATCAGAGTAGCCAAGATTCTGTCCGACATAACTCATATTTGAAGTATCATTTCTAAAGAGAAGATGTGTTTGAAGCGGTAGAACTTTATCCGAAGTATGGTTCTGAGTCTTAACGGGGTAGGTCTTATCGGCAGGAATTGTCGATCTTAGTTTTATAATATCTTGAACAGAGGTTAGGTTCTTAGTGTGAGTTTTATATTTAATACTCCCATCTTTTGATAGAATATAGGACCATTTTCCACCGTAGTAGATCTCTCTGGCCTTTACGTAGACTTTTCTTTCGTTATAGAAAACTTCATTACCATCTAACTTTATAAGCTTAGAGTTCTTAGTTAGCGAGGCATAGAAGTTTTCAGGAATTAAGGGGTCGGTTCTAATGTATTCTTTGGGTTTATATTTTCGGTACCGAATTTTGGAAATATCAATCGATTCAGATAAAGAATCGATTTGAGAGAAATTAACTTCATCTTCTAAAAATTCGTCTAAGACATCATGTGGAGGAACTATTGCAATTTCCGATGCCATTACGTTTATACTTAATAAAATGATAAGAATTTTAGTTATTATTTTCAAGCCATTTCCTCGCTTCACAAAATGCTAACCAATTGCTCTCGTATCCAAAGTTTTTATTATTTAACTGGTCTGCTTCATACCACTTAAAGCTTTGGTGCTCTTTTTCGCATAGAGATACATGATGACTAAAAGGAGCAAGTACTAAATAAACCTTTTCGTGAACAGATTTATTCCAACGATCAGTGAAATCAAAGAAAATTGGAAGTTCTGTAAGTGTTCCTGTTAGGCCTGTTTCCTCTTGTAATTCTCTTAGCGCGCCTATTACGTAGCTCTCTTTATCTTCAACTGATCCTGTTACATTTTGCCAATGAAAATCTCTATCTTCTTTGGTCTGTAACAAAAGTACTTTTGATCTTGTTTCTAAATCAAAAATAACTACTTGGACTTTTTTATGACGCTTCTCTTCCATACCTTAATTATACTCTAATACGTGTAAATAGGAACTTAGGCGGACGAGATTTATCACGCGGTGGGTCTATGACGAAAAAGTTTGCTTATATTGCATCTAGTCTTTGGCAAGATTCATTGCTACTCAGTGTGCAAAATGATATGAATATAGAACTATGACAGACGTAACAAGCTTCCTACACACACTAGCGACATGTCTGCCGGGATTTCTTATTGGAGTGGTATTTCATGAATACGCTCATGCCCTTGTGGCCACCAAGTTTGGTGACGATACACCCGAGCGATACGGTCGACTAACTCTTAATCCTTCTTCACATGCAGATATGATGGGGACTATTATTTTTCCACTAGGTCTAATGCTTTTTGGATTAACTCCTTTCGGGTGGGCCAAGCCAGTTCCTGTCAATCCATCAAACTTTAAAAAATATAAGGCCGGAAGCTTTTGGGTTGCCTTTGCTGGTCCTGGAGCAAATATAATCATAGCTCTGCTATGTTCTCTACTCTTTGCATTGTCATATACACAGCTACCTATGAGTGTGTCTTTTAAGCCTGCAATTGAAAATATGCTCCGTTATGCTGTGGTTATAAATCTAGTTCTTGCAGTATTTAACCTGATCCCTTTTCCTCCACTGGACGGATCAAAGATGGTAATGCCTTTTTTAGATTACAATCAGGCCAGAAAGTATGAAGAGTTACAAAGATTTACTTTCCTATTTTTTATAATTTTATGGATGACTGATATTTTCTCTTACCTTGTTAGACCAGTCTTTGCGCTTTCTAATATGGTGACAGGATTATTTATAATGCTTTTTAGCTAATGGAGTAATGGATGTTAGATACAACCATTCAGGTCAAAACAGATAACTTTGATGGACCGCTTGGTCTTTTACTTATGCTCGTACAAAAAGAAGAGATGAGTGTAAAAGATCTAGATTTAACAAAAATTACGAGCCAATACCTAGGCTATCTCGCAGAAATGCGTGATTTAAACTTCGACATTGCTGGAGATTACCTCTATTTAGCAGCGACACTTCTCTTATTAAAATCTAAAAACTGTATAACTGAAGAAGAGCAAGAGCGTCTTAAAGATCAACTTTCTGACGGAGAGGGGTTAAATATAACTTCTTCAGCAGAGCTTATTAGAAGATTAGAAGAGCTTCAACACTTCCAAAAGATGGGAGAGAAGCTTTGGTCACTTGATAAGAGAGACGAGCATATCTTTGTAAAACCAAAGATCAATAGAAAGGCCATTGTAAACTCAATCTTGACTCCTATGGAGCTAGAGAAACTTACAATGGCAATGATGGATTTCTTATTTAGAGAAAGAAGAAAATATACAGTTGTAAAAAGAGACCGTTTATCTATTAAAGAGAAACTTGTCTTCCTTAGATCACACTTAGAAGTTGGGCAAAAAACAACTTTACAGGATCTTTTAGATAATGATGGTGGCGAGAATTTAGATAATAAAGTTATAACTTTTATTTCTTTATTAGAGCTTGCACGCCTACAGAGACTTGAAGTTTTTCAAAATGAGTCAATGGGTAGCATTTACGTTGATGTCGTAAAATCATTAGAAGATTTTGATGTTACTCAGGCCGATGGTTTTGAAGATGAAGATGAGCTTGCTGAAAAGGCAATCTCTGAAGATATTGCAAATACTATTGCACAAAATGGAGTAGAGATCGCTGAAGAGCCTTTATCTGCAAATGAAATGACACACACTCAGCAAGATGCTGTTAACGAAGAGCAAGTTCTTCAATAGACCCTCGAGAGACGATTATGATTGATACGAATGAAAATGAACTCATTAATGACGAAATTCTAAATCAAATTGAAAATGTTGTTTTTGAAGATAACTTTGATGATGAAGTTGAAGCAGCTCTTTTATCTGAAAGAGAAGATGAGCTAGAAGCAACACTTTATCCTAGTGAGTCTGACCTTGAATATCCTGATATGGAAATGAGTTCAGATAATATCGATCAAGGTGATGATATTGTAGAAGAACTTGATGAAGAGCAAGAAGATAAAATTTGGCAGGCGAGAACAGGGCTTAATTTTGAAACTCTTTGTGGAGCCATTGAGACAATTATTTTCATGAGTGACAAGCCTGTTGCTTTGGCAAAAATTAGAAATGTAATTGATGAAGATCTTCCATTGCGTGTTGTTCATGCTTCATTAGAAAGACTTCAAAATGAATATGAATTAAAGCATCACGGTTTAAGGCTACAAGAAGTTGCTGAAGGGTATCAGTTTAGAACTAAAGCAACTTACTCTAAGTATGTGCAAGATTTATTTAAAGTGAACTCTCTTGTTCTTTCGCCAACTGCTTTAGAAGTACTGGCCATTATTGCTTATAAACAACCAGTTTCTAAAATAGAGGTAGAAAAAATTAGAGGAGTGGATTCTTCTCATATTGTTAGAGGATTAATGGATAAGAGACTTGTTAAGACAACAGGTCGTTCTGATGAAGCTGGTAGACCAGTTCTCTACGGAACTACAACAGAGTTCTTAGAAGTATTTAACTTAAATGACTTAAATGACCTTCCGCCTGAGCATGAGCTTGATGAAATGAGCCAACAGGAGATTGGAAAAATCTCTGACATTAAGACAATTGTTCACACTGGTGACAAGTCGAGATTTTCATTTGATGAAATAGATGAACTTGATGCACTGGCCGATAGAATTAAGTCCATCGACTCAGAAACTGATTTTACGAGATCACTCAAAGTTGAAGAGAAGAAAAGAAGAACGGAAGATGGAGAGGCGATTAAGTCGGCTTTTGATCTACTAGAGGAGCATCTTGACCATAAACTTGTTCTAGATGCGAATATGGAATCAGTTATCTCTGAAGTATTTACTGCAGTAACTGATCCTTCAATAATAAGAGACTTAACTGCTGGACCTTTTAATCTACCAGAACTTGTCGAAGAAGAGGAAGAAGAGTTTCAGATGATTGACCTGGATACAGGTGAAGTCATAGTAGATGAGTTAGAAGATGACCAAGAAAGTGAAGGTGAAGACTTTCAATTAAGTGAAGAGCAGATTTCAGAGCTTGAAGACTTTGACTTTATGGTTGATCTAGAGATGACTGAAGAGCAAGTTAAAGAAATATCACAAGCTACTGGTATTGAAATTCAACCAAGTGATGATGAACCCGCTCCAGCTCTAGAAGCGACTAGTCCTGTTGAGGAACAAGCTATCGAAACTGCTGAAAACCTTTTTAAAGATAATGCGGATGAAATATCTTCTTTGGCCGCAGCACTTGATCAGGCATTTGCCAATCTTACGGGTGAGAGTTTAGATGAAACTGATCTTGAAGATAGTGAAGCAAATATCAATGAAAAAGTTAATGATATTGATGAGTTATCATCAATGATTTCTGAAAAAGCTAAGGGCTTGGATCTTGATTTAAGCTTTCTAAATGACTCTTCAGACTCTGAAATCTAAGAGAAAGTATTAATTTCACATCGATTGACAATAAAAGAGGCTAACTGTACGTTAGCCTCGTTTTTACATACCTATATAAATCTTAAACGGCCGAGAGGGCAGATTAAGGAGTTCAAAATGTCTGAATTAAGATTACAAAAATTTATTGCTGATTGTGGAATTACTTCGAGAAGAAAAGCGGAGGAGTTAATAGCACAAGGGCGTGTTCAAGTTAACGGTGAAACAGTTAGAGTTCTTGGAACAAAAGTAAATCCAAGCACTGATGCAGTGATCGTTGATGGTAAGATTGCTGATCTCGCCAGTGTTGACCATGTCTACGTTGTAATGAACAAGCCAAGAGGATACGTAACAACTTTAAATGATCCAGAAGGTAGAAAAACTGTAATGGACCTTTGTATGGAAGTTTCGGAAAGAATTTATCCAGTTGGTCGTTTAGACTATCTTTCAGAAGGTTTACTTGTTTTAACTAATGATGGTGAAGTGGCAAATATGATCATGCACCCTAGTTTCAATATAACAAAAGTATATGAAGTTAAGGTTTTTGGTAGTGTTACAGACACGATTCTTAAAAAATTAAGAAATGGTGTTCAGCTAGAAGACGGTTTCATGAAACCATTATCTGTAAGAGTTATTAAGCAACTTCCAAATAAGACTTGGTTAGAATTTAGACTAGGTGAGGGAAGAAATAGAGAGATTAGAAGAATTTGTGAAGCTTGCGGACTAACTGTTGATAAGCTTAAACGTTTTGCAATTGAAGGGTTAACAGTAGACGGAATTGCTCCTGGAAAGTTTAGATATATTTCTAAGAGACAACTTCTTTCTCATGTTGGACTTCTTGAAGATGGGCGTAAAGATCCTCACGCAAAAACTTGGCACTCAGATAAGAAGACTGTTAATTTAAAGAAAAAAGGTGTTCAACCAGGTACTGCAGCTGATGACGCTAGTTGGATTAAGTATAGAAAGGAAACTTATTTTCAATCGGTAAAAGAATTAGCTGAAAGAAAGAAGCTTGAAAAAGAACAAGAGAGCGCGGCTTCTCTTGCTGCTAGAGATGAGGCTCACTTTGCTAGAAAGAAGAGAAAGTCTCTACGTGAAGCTAAGAAAGCTGATAACGTTAAATTTCCACATGCGATCATAGAGAAGTAGGTCGAGATGAAATTCTTTAGCATTTTACTTTTACTACTTATGATCTCTTGTACCAAAGAAGAGTTTAATAACCAATATAACCTTCCAGGAAGTAGTGAAACTACTACCTCTCAAGAAGTTCAAGAAGTTTTACTTGAAAAAAATGTGAGAACTCTTGAATTCTTAGGAGATCTCTCTATTCCTGCATACAGCAGTAAAGTGAAAGAAGAGTTCTTTTACGAAAGAAAGAAAGCTACTTGTAAGTTAACTTACAAGATGTCGAACTTTGATGTAAATATAAAAAAAGGTTTTCAATTACCAATTCTTAGTGAGGAAATTAGATTAACTCGAGATTTTACTTCTAGTGATAGATCAGTCATAGAGTATAGTATATCATTTGACGAAAATGACTTTAAGATTAATTATTTAATCTGTTCTTTTGAAAATGGGAAAGATCTGTTTTTAAACAGAGATCTACTGACTACTTTCAAAGAAATTATGAAGAAAGTTAGCCTCTTTAACTCTCAAAATGAACAATTTATATTTTAAAATGAATAAGGGTCAATATTTGGCCCTTACTCAATCTCTTTTATAATTTTGTCTAAATTCTTTTTTTGAATATCTATCATTTCTAAATTAATCAAGCTTTCAAGACCGCAGTGTATACAATTCTCACTTAGAGATTTTAATTTGGCACATTTTCCTGAGTTGATAAGTTTGTCCATGACTTGAGAGCTAGTCTTAACCTGTAGGCCATCAATTTCTCGGTGATCTCCACTCCTGCGTCTATCTGCTACAAAACTATTTGCATCATCCTTGTCTAGAGCGCAACTAGAGTAAAGCTTTGAATAGAGTTTAGAATCATACTTTAATTCTAGGCGTTCAATTTCTTTTTCAATAGGAAACCTCTCATCACCTTGTACTGAGCGTAGTCTATTCTTTAACTTTCTTATTTCACCCTCAAGTGCATAGTTTGTGTTTAATCTAGAAGAAATTTCTTCTTCTGACAGAGAACAAGGACATTGAGAGTTTGGTGTTCTCGTTGAACATTTCACAATATAATTAAAGAAATAAGAAGCCGGCATTTTCGATGAACAGAGCTTTTCATCATCTTTTCCAAACAATGTGTAGCTGCTATTACTATTTGAGCCAGGAAGTTTCCCCATTTCAATACCTAGAGGTATGTACATTCCTATATTTGTTTCAAGTCCAATCGATCTTGAGATTGCTGAGGTATATAATCCTCTATGGTAGACACGAATTGAAACTTTCTTTGGGTCTCTATAGTCTAGGGCATCTAACTTTTCATATTGATAGCTTGATTTAGATTTAGGAATAGTTGGTAACTCTATTGGCCTATCTTTTATCTTTAAGTCAGTTGTTTTACGTGTATCAATAGAGCCATTCTTTGAGAAATGAACTTTCGCTCCATTTGCAAGGGCCATACTAAAGGTACCGTCCTGATTCTTTGTAATAGATAGGCCTTTATCATTTGGAAAGAGTTGATAAGACTTGTATCCTGATGATGAACTATCTGTTGGACCTGTACCATAATTACTAAGAACATTGATCTTGCCTTTCGATTGGAAGCTCCATTGCCTCGAGGCATCTTGTCTGGATTGGCTATAGGGAGATACTTTACTGTCTCTAGATGTTTCTATAGTAAAAGAACAAACGTCTGAGAAGTTATCTATTCGAATAGTTACTTGCTCGTTTACCTGCAGAGACCTCTCTTTGATATCCTTGCAATGTATGGTTTGCGAATAAGAGTTAATTGAAAAAAGTAGTAGAATAGTTATTAGTTTCATAATGAATTTATCGGAATAAAAAAGGCCCAAGATGAATCATTGGGCCTTTTTTATGAAATATAATTTTAAAAAATTAATTATCGTAAGAAACTACATTAGAGTTTGTAATATGTTCTTGGAGGATATCCATCGAATACTCTAGCGCTTGCTCAGCGTAAGGAATATTATCAACACCTTTTAGGTCTTGAGCAAAATGGGCCTTCTTTATAATTGAAGCACACATTCTCATAAAGTTAGCGCTACCATCAAAGAATTCATCTTCGCTATCAGTGACTAATACATGCTGCAACATAGTGTTAAGTGACTTGATAAGTCTAACTTGGGCATCGGTTAATTCAGATGTATCTACTTCAATAAAGACTCTTTGATTTTTTGCAGTAATGGCGCTCATATTCCTTTCCTTTTATTCGGGTTCAGCTCATATCAATAAGCTAATCGCCACATTTTCTAATATTTTTAGCAATTTATGTTGGAGCAAAATACTTTTTTTATAAATCATAATTAAGCTGGACAAATTACATCCATTAAATTACTATTTGGACAATTCGAAAATTCCTATTTTCAATTATTTAACGCGGGATGGAGCAGTCAGGTAGCTCGTCGGGCTCATAACCCGAAGGCCGGAGGTTCGAATCCTTCTCCCGCAACCAATTTTTCTATGAAATCATCAATAATATCTATATCCAATCTCTCCAAAAAATTTGGTGAATTACAAGTTTTAGATGGATTAAACCTGAGTATTGAACTTGGCGAAATTTATGGATTTTTAGGACCTAATGGAGCAGGTAAATCTACTACCCTTAAGTGTATTATTGGTCAGCTTGAGTATGATTCAGGCAATATTAGTGTTTTTGATATATCCCCAGACTCTAGAAAACAATTCAAGGCTCTCTCTGTTGGCGTTGTTCCAGAGACTCAAAATTTATATGAAAATCTATCTGTGTATCAGAATTTAGAATTATTTTGTGGTCTTTTGAGTGTTGATAAGCAAAGAATATATGAGATTTGTGAAGAACTCTTTTTAATGGATAAACTCAAGTCTAAAGTGAAGTATCTTTCTAAAGGCCTAAAGCAAAGAGTTCTTTTGGCTAGATCTGTATTACATCGTCCAGAGCTTTTATTTCTTGATGAGCCAACAAGTGGGCTTGATCCTATTTCGGCCCATAAAGTTCATAACTATATTAGAAAGCTTAATGCCACTGGAACAACTATTTTTTTAACGACCCACTTTATGGAGGAAGTTGAAGAGTTGTGTACAAGAGTGGGGTTTTTGAAAAATGGTAAAATCATAGAAGAGGGAAGTGTTACAGATCTTTTGGAAAAATATAATGTAGATAAAATAAAGAAGGTTTTCCTGAGATTATTGGATGATTCCTATGAATAGAATAAAGGTTCTTCTAAAGAAAGAGTTTTTTGATTTTATTAATCATCCTCAAACATTTGTAATATTCTTCGTCGTTATTGTAATTAATTTCTTTCTAGCCAAGAGTATTGGTACCATTCAATTAGAAATGTACTTAACAATGTCCATTGTTATGATTGGGTTTTATTCACCTTCATTTCTATTCACTGAAGAAATTGAAAAAAGAACTTTGGATGCACTGTTGCTGACACCTGTTAGCGCGTTTGAAATTATTTTTTCTAAAGCATTGTTTTATACTTTACTCTCAACTCTTGTATCTGTGTTTCTTACTTTGTCGTTTGATGCGAGTAAGTATAATATTTTAACTGTCTTCTTTGCAGTAACTCTAGGGAGCCTTTGGGTTACGTTGCTCGGTATTATCATAGGATCATTATGTAAGAAGCAGTCTGAAATAAGTGGATACGGTACAATTATCTTCTTGGTTCTCTTTCTTCCAAATTTACTCGCACCAATAAATGACGGGCTGAACTTAGTTTCTTTAGGGCTCCCTACTCGATATGTGACGGAGTTAATTCATAGTCCGGTAGGATCTAAAAGGTTCTTTGAATTCTTCCTTGCGCTTGTATTACAGGTTATTCTTTTACTTTTTCTTAACCTTGAAGGAATTAAAAGAATTCAAAGTGGGGTAGAGAACTTAAAGAGAGTTAGATTTAAAGAGTACATAATAGTGTTTCTCGTTCTTCTTCTTTCATTTAGTAGTGCCCACTATTTTCAAAGTTTAAGAGGTGGTCATATAACAATAGACACTAAGAAGTATTATAAAATTCAAAAGTTAAATGTATCATTCTTATTAGATAGTCCAAATCTTGAAGTAGAAGAGATGGATCTGTTTGGAGAAAAAGTCATTAGTATTTCCGATTCAACAATAGAAAATATTTCTATAAAAGTTAGAATCAAAGAGAGAGTTGAGGCCAAGACTCTGAGCAAGTGGTATGAAGAAAAGAATGTGGCCCTTAGTGAGAAAAAGAGCTTTGTTGTAAGTAGATCACTTTCTGATGATAACTTTACATACGAAGTTGAAAATAGGAGAGGAAAGTATTGGAGCTTTAATTTCTTTAGAGGCCATCAACAAGTTTCCATAGTACTGAGTGTTTCTAGCTCGATTAAGATTAGTGATCATGAGCATATGCGAAACCTTTGGCGCAATATGTGCGACTCAAGGCTTAATTCTATCAAAAGTAAATCCAAAATAAAGTAATTCCAGTATGTTACTTTATCTTCTCTCGTGAATTAATTTCATGCACACTAGTAAAAAACTCGATATCTGCTAGTTTAAACTCATTAATTTAGGAGTTTAAAATGTCTTTATCACAGGCCAAAGTAGTTTTCGGATCTAGAGAGATCAATCATCCATTAGCTAAAATTGTGGGAATAATCTTAGGATTACTAATCGCTTCGATTGTAGTGAGTACGGTTGTTTTCTTTGTATTGCCTTTACTTGGTGTTGTCGCAGGAGTGGTTTTCTTTGCTATCGCTGCCGTAGGACTAACCTTACTTGCTCTTGCTTATCCAATTAGAAAGAAAATAAAGAATAAAGATTTTAATGTTAACTTTTCAGACAACGATAGAGATTATAATTTCTCAATTGATGGTGATTTAGAAATTAATGCTAAAAGCGTTACTAACCTTGAAGTTATTCTTGAAAATGGAAAAGTGAAAATCTCAGAATCACCAACAGGTGATATTATCTGCAAGAGTTCTAAAGGTGTGATTGGTTACTTGGAGGAGGGATCATCTCTGTTTCTTAAAGGTATATCCAAAGAAGAAGACCTTCTAGAGGTTCTAATTCCTAGGCACGTCTATATATTGGTAAAAATAGGAAAAGGTGAACTTGATCTTCGAGAAGTTCCTGTCTCTTTAAAGGTTCAAATGGGGATGGGGAAAATTGTCGCCTACTCAACTTTAAATGACCTACATGTTCAATCTGGTAACGCTAAGGTTTATGCCCACAGTCTTGCTGGAGAAGCAAATCTAGAACTTGGAATGGGAGATGTTGTTCTCGACGTAACGCCTACAGGGATCGATCAGCTTATTTCTATTAAATCTGCAAAAGTTAAAGCTAAGGTTATTGTACCAGTAGGAATTCCTGTTCATGCAAAGGCCGAGGGGCTTAATGTCAATATTGATAGTGATGTGACATTACTTGATGAAGCTCCGCTATATTTAAATCTAAAAGCTGCTGTAGGAAATGTTGAGATAAAGGAAAAGAGTAACCTTATTTATCTTCAATAATTTTGCCTTTTCATTTTGGCTTCTTTGGTTGAATATTATGATACTCAATCAAAGGAGAGTTCCTTGAAAATTCCAAGTCCTAAGAAAATTCCACATAAAATGATCGCTCACGAAGATGAGAGAGTTGATAATTACTATTGGATGAGATTTCTAGATGAGGACAAAGATGTAAAAAAACATCTATTACAAGAAAATGACTTCTTTAAAGATTATCTTCAAAATACTACTGAATTACAAAAACAACTGTACGATGAGATGCGTTCTCGAAAAAAAGAGAAAGATCAAAGTGTTCCGGCCCTAGATGGAGATTATTACTACTATGATCGCTATGAAGAGGGGCAGGAGTATGCAATCCATTGCCGTACGAGTAAAGGTTCAAATTCTGAAGAAATACTCTTAGATGTTAACTTGTTAGCGATTGATAAGGACTTTGTTGATATTGGTGCCTTTAGCGTTTCTCCTGATGGGAAGAAAATGGCCTACTCGATAGATGATAATGGTTCAGAAGTTTATAAAATATATATAAAAAACTTAGAGACCGGTGATCTTTATCCTGAAATTATTGATCAAGCGTATGACTCTATATGTTGGTTTAATGATAGTGAGCATTTTTGTTATAACGTCGTAAATAAAAATCTAAGACCGCATAAAATTAAAAAGCATAAACTACATTCAGATGTTAGTAGTGATGAGGTTTTGTATCATGACAAGAGTGCAGAGTTCTTTGTTCACTGTGCAAAAGGAATAGATAATGAATATATCTTTGCTGTAAGTGGTGGTTCTGTTTCTACAGAGTATTCAATACTAAGTGCTAATAAACCTGAAGGTAAA
The window above is part of the Halobacteriovorax sp. HLS genome. Proteins encoded here:
- a CDS encoding ABC transporter permease gives rise to the protein MNRIKVLLKKEFFDFINHPQTFVIFFVVIVINFFLAKSIGTIQLEMYLTMSIVMIGFYSPSFLFTEEIEKRTLDALLLTPVSAFEIIFSKALFYTLLSTLVSVFLTLSFDASKYNILTVFFAVTLGSLWVTLLGIIIGSLCKKQSEISGYGTIIFLVLFLPNLLAPINDGLNLVSLGLPTRYVTELIHSPVGSKRFFEFFLALVLQVILLLFLNLEGIKRIQSGVENLKRVRFKEYIIVFLVLLLSFSSAHYFQSLRGGHITIDTKKYYKIQKLNVSFLLDSPNLEVEEMDLFGEKVISISDSTIENISIKVRIKERVEAKTLSKWYEEKNVALSEKKSFVVSRSLSDDNFTYEVENRRGKYWSFNFFRGHQQVSIVLSVSSSIKISDHEHMRNLWRNMCDSRLNSIKSKSKIK